In a genomic window of Cytobacillus sp. FSL H8-0458:
- a CDS encoding acetyl-CoA carboxylase biotin carboxyl carrier protein subunit: MKEITSSMAGTVLNVLVEAGQEVNAGQEVLMLESMKMEIPVESETAGKVAEVKVSIGDFVNEGDVLIVFE; encoded by the coding sequence ATGAAAGAAATTACATCATCAATGGCAGGTACTGTATTAAATGTGTTGGTCGAAGCGGGCCAGGAGGTTAATGCAGGACAGGAAGTGCTAATGCTTGAATCCATGAAAATGGAAATTCCAGTAGAAAGCGAAACTGCCGGGAAAGTTGCTGAAGTGAAGGTCAGCATAGGAGATTTTGTGAACGAAGGCGATGTGCTGATTGTATTTGAATAA
- a CDS encoding acyl-CoA carboxylase subunit beta has translation MTTAKTLTETLQERSRVIEAGGHPKYHEKNEAQNKLFVRRRLELLFDDGFYEEDGKFANCEENDLPADGVVTAVGKINGQTVCVMANDSTVKAGSWGARTVEKIIRIQETAEKLKVPILYLVDSAGARITDQLEMFPNRRGAGRIFYNQVKLSGMIPQICLLFGPSAAGGAYIPAFCDIVIMVDQNASMYLGSPRMAEKVIGEKVTLEEMGGARMHCSVSGCGDVLAYSEEEAIESARRYLAYFPASFKEKPARLEAVMPKSGRALEEIIPKNQNAPFDMYECIDSLIDEGSFFEIKKLFAAELITGLARIGGRPVGIIANQPKVKGGVLFVDSADKAAKFIQLCDAFHIPLLFLADVPGFMIGTKVERAGIIRHGAKLIAAMSSATVPKISVVVRKAYGAGLYAMAGPAFEPDCCIALPTAQIAVMGPEAAVNAVYSNKINAIEDPKEKIKYVQEKQQEYKETIDIYKLASELIVDDIVAPSDLRNVLINRFNLYETKELTFSVRKHPVYPV, from the coding sequence ATGACTACTGCAAAGACATTAACTGAGACGCTCCAGGAAAGAAGCAGGGTAATAGAAGCGGGCGGACATCCAAAATATCATGAAAAGAATGAAGCGCAAAACAAACTATTTGTCAGAAGACGGCTTGAGCTTTTGTTTGATGACGGATTCTATGAGGAAGATGGGAAATTTGCGAACTGCGAGGAAAATGACCTTCCTGCAGATGGAGTTGTTACTGCTGTTGGAAAGATAAACGGCCAGACTGTTTGCGTTATGGCGAATGATTCAACAGTAAAAGCCGGCTCCTGGGGTGCGAGGACGGTTGAAAAGATCATCCGTATTCAGGAGACAGCAGAGAAGTTAAAAGTTCCGATTCTATACCTGGTTGACTCTGCCGGTGCTCGAATTACCGATCAGCTTGAGATGTTTCCGAATAGACGCGGAGCAGGAAGAATTTTTTATAACCAGGTAAAGCTTTCAGGCATGATACCGCAGATTTGCCTCCTTTTTGGACCATCTGCTGCCGGCGGAGCTTATATACCTGCGTTTTGTGATATTGTTATAATGGTAGATCAAAATGCTTCTATGTATCTTGGATCACCAAGAATGGCAGAAAAGGTTATCGGGGAGAAGGTAACCCTGGAAGAAATGGGCGGCGCCCGCATGCATTGTTCTGTCAGCGGATGTGGTGATGTCCTTGCTTATAGTGAGGAAGAGGCTATTGAGTCAGCAAGAAGGTATTTGGCATACTTTCCGGCAAGCTTCAAAGAAAAACCTGCGAGGCTTGAAGCCGTCATGCCAAAATCCGGCCGCGCCCTTGAAGAAATCATCCCAAAAAATCAAAATGCCCCATTTGACATGTATGAGTGTATTGATTCCTTAATTGATGAAGGAAGCTTTTTTGAAATTAAGAAGCTTTTTGCTGCTGAACTGATTACGGGACTTGCCCGAATAGGGGGAAGGCCTGTAGGAATTATTGCCAACCAGCCAAAGGTTAAAGGCGGCGTTTTATTTGTGGATTCTGCGGATAAAGCAGCGAAATTTATTCAGCTTTGTGATGCTTTCCATATTCCGCTGTTATTCCTGGCGGATGTCCCTGGTTTTATGATCGGGACGAAGGTGGAAAGAGCTGGAATTATCCGTCATGGTGCCAAGCTTATCGCTGCGATGAGTTCTGCAACAGTTCCGAAAATCTCTGTTGTTGTCAGAAAGGCATATGGAGCCGGATTGTATGCAATGGCTGGTCCGGCATTTGAGCCTGATTGCTGCATAGCATTGCCAACAGCACAAATTGCAGTAATGGGACCTGAAGCAGCAGTAAATGCTGTTTATTCCAATAAGATCAATGCGATTGAAGACCCGAAAGAAAAGATTAAATATGTTCAGGAAAAACAGCAGGAATATAAAGAAACAATTGATATCTACAAGCTTGCCTCTGAATTAATTGTTGACGATATTGTTGCACCTTCAGATTTAAGAAATGTTTTAATTAACCGATTTAATCTGTATGAGACTAAAGAATTGACATTCAGTGTCCGCAAACATCCGGTTTATCCGGTATAA